TCTCCGCTTGAGAGATAGCGGAGAAAGTCCTCTCGTTCCAGGTTCGGATCGTCAATATCCATGTGGAAATGATAGTATCCCCGCTTCCGGTCGGAACAGTGAGATTTTGATGAGAAATCCGTTAGAAAGCGTGCCGCCTATAGAGTGAGGCGTAGTAGCCTTTCCGGACAAGAAGTTCATCATGGCTTCCCGACTCAACAATCTTTCCCGCCCGCATCACATGGATGGTATCGACGTTACGCACCGTAGATAGACGATGGGCAATAATGACGGTCGTGCGATCCTTTGAAAGACGAAACATCGCCTCCTGTATCATTGCCTCGGACTCATTGTCCAGAGACGAGGTTGCCTCATCGAAAATCAGGATGGGGGGATTTTTCAGAAAGACCCGCGCAATGGAAATCCGCTGCTTCTGCCCACCGGAAAGTAACACGCCCCGCTCTCCGACCTCGGTGTCGAATCCATCGGGTAAGGATTCGATAAAGGAAAGAATATTCGCCGAAGCGGCAGCTTCCCGCATCTGATCCTCCCCGGCATCATGATTGCCGTACATGATATTCTCACGAATCGTCGCATCGAAAAGAAAGACGTTTTGCTGAACAATGCCGATTTTTTCCCGAAGGGATACCCGGGTAACATCACAGATATCCTGCCCTCCGATAAGAATCCGTCCCCCGCTAGGCTCATAAAATCGCGGAAGGAGGGTAACAAGGGTACTCTTTCCCGCACCGGACTCACCGACAACGGCAACGGTCCCTCCGGCAGGGATATCAAGATTGACCTGAGAAAGGACCTCCCCGGTCTCTTTCTGATAACGAAAGGAGACCGAATCGTAACAGATCGGCAAACGATTCCCGGAAAGAGGCCTTGCCCCCTTTTTATCGACAATGTCCGGCTCGATATCCATAATCTCGATAAAACGCTCGAAAGAGGCGGAGCCTTGCTGCAGTTGCTCGTTAAAGTTGATCAGGCGATCGATGGGAGGCAGCACGATCCCCACAAAAAGAACGAAGGACAGGAGATCGTACACTTCAATCACACCTTGGAGTATCAGAAGTGCACCCCCGCCAACCACCGTAAGATAGTAAATATCCCGAAGGAAATTCATGACCGAATGGAAACGCGCCATCTGGGTATAGGCCTGGGATTTTGCCTGCTTAAAGTTATCGTTGGAAACCCGAAATTTCTCTTCTTCCAGCCATTCGTTGGTGAAGGCCTGCACCTCTCTTATCCCCTGCACCGCATTTTCAACGGTGCTGTTGATCTCCGCAACCTCTTTTCTCACCATCCGAAAACCGCCGCGCATCTTGCCTCCCATAAAAATCCCCCAGACCAGCATGAGCGGCAAAGGAATAAGGCTGATGAGGGCAAGCGGAACACTGAAAAGAAACATGAAGAGATACGCACCGATAAGAACCACGATGGAAATGAGAAGATCTTCGGGAGCATGATGCGCAACCTCGGTGATCATATTCAGATCATTCGAGATACGTGACATGATATGACCTGTTTTCACCCGATCATAATATGAGAAGGAGAGCTTCTGGAGATGGCGGAAAAGCTCACGCCGCATATCGGTCTCCATCCTGACACCGAGGATGTGCCCCCACTTTATCCTGATATAGTTTAAGCCCAGGTTGACCAGATAGATCATCACCATGATCACAAAGGTCTGGAAGATGAGGGCCGAATTTCTCTGGGGAATGTAGGTACGGAGGAGCTCCCTCGTCAGATAGGGAAAAAGAATAGAGAGCCCGGCCATCACCGTGGCCGCCGCCATATCCATGATAAAAAGGCCTCGATGGGGACGGTAATATGAGATGAATCGTTTCAGCATTTGACTATGATAAAGCAAAAGATCCCGAAAGCCTATCGCCTTCGGGACCCCGGATCTTCAAATTTTTATCAGTGACGACCAGGCATCGTCACTGGTCGTTTTGAGGCGGCGCTTCCGGTGGGACCATCACAAACTCGACACGGCGCACCTTCCACCAGAGGTTCCTGTCGGTGACATCAGCATTGGGAAAACGACCGCCGAAGGCCTGCGTCTCGATCTTATCCACCGACATACCCTGATCCACAAGCGCGTTCTT
This sequence is a window from Sediminispirochaeta bajacaliforniensis DSM 16054. Protein-coding genes within it:
- a CDS encoding ABC transporter ATP-binding protein, whose amino-acid sequence is MLKRFISYYRPHRGLFIMDMAAATVMAGLSILFPYLTRELLRTYIPQRNSALIFQTFVIMVMIYLVNLGLNYIRIKWGHILGVRMETDMRRELFRHLQKLSFSYYDRVKTGHIMSRISNDLNMITEVAHHAPEDLLISIVVLIGAYLFMFLFSVPLALISLIPLPLMLVWGIFMGGKMRGGFRMVRKEVAEINSTVENAVQGIREVQAFTNEWLEEEKFRVSNDNFKQAKSQAYTQMARFHSVMNFLRDIYYLTVVGGGALLILQGVIEVYDLLSFVLFVGIVLPPIDRLINFNEQLQQGSASFERFIEIMDIEPDIVDKKGARPLSGNRLPICYDSVSFRYQKETGEVLSQVNLDIPAGGTVAVVGESGAGKSTLVTLLPRFYEPSGGRILIGGQDICDVTRVSLREKIGIVQQNVFLFDATIRENIMYGNHDAGEDQMREAAASANILSFIESLPDGFDTEVGERGVLLSGGQKQRISIARVFLKNPPILIFDEATSSLDNESEAMIQEAMFRLSKDRTTVIIAHRLSTVRNVDTIHVMRAGKIVESGSHDELLVRKGYYASLYRRHAF